One Aegilops tauschii subsp. strangulata cultivar AL8/78 chromosome 7, Aet v6.0, whole genome shotgun sequence genomic window carries:
- the LOC109756461 gene encoding UDP-glycosyltransferase 72B1-like, producing the protein MAGRTDFLGPELARTTTCECRDLPEPVLLAGCVPLHDADLLEPLQNRSDPVYQLMIDLGRNYLLAEGFIVNTMDALEHETLVAYKELSNKGVYPPAYAVGPFTRRWCPDSDEVNHSCLRWLDNQPDGSVLYVSFGSGGTLSTAQTAEQRMNAVMLSSDRVGLALWERPPLGKDGVVVPREEVAALVRELMEGEKGAAARKKAGHLRDEAEIASAPGGPQDRALAVVAGMVSLHRKSRAV; encoded by the exons ATGGCGGGCCGCACG GACTTCTTAGGACCAGAGCTCGCGAGGACCACCACTTGCGAGTGCCGCGACCTCCCGGAGCCCGTGCTGCTCGCGGGGTGCGTGCCGCTACACGACGCCGATCTCCTCGAGCCCCTCCAGAACCGTTCTGACCCCGTGTACCAGCTCATGATCGACCTCGGGCGCAACTACCTCCTCGCGGAAGGTTTCATCGTCAACACCATGGACGCGTTGGAGCACGAGACGCTGGTGGCATACAAAGAGCTTTCTAACAAGGGCGTGTACCCACCGGCATACGCTGTGGGTCCATTCACCCGGCGGTGGTGCCCCGACTCCGATGAGGTCAATCACAGCTGCTTACGGTGGCTGGACAACCAGCCGGACGGCTCGGTCTTGTACGTGTCCTTCGGCAGCGGCGGCACGCTGTCCACGGCGCAGACGGCCGAGCAGAGGATGAACGCGGTGATGCTGTCGTCGGATCGGGTGGGCCTGGCGTTATGGGAGAGGCCTCCCCTCGGTAAGGACGGAGTGGTTGTCCCTcgggaggaggtggcggcgctGGTCAGAGAGCTTATGGAAGGGGAGAAGGGCGCCGCGGCGCGGAAAAAGGCTGGTCACCTCCGGGATGAGGCCGAGATTGCTTCGGCGCCGGGTGGGCCTCAGGATCGAGCTCTCGCGGTAGTGGCTGGCATGGTTTCCTTGCATCGGAAGAGCCGCGCTGTGTAA